Proteins encoded by one window of Chryseobacterium aquaeductus:
- the proS gene encoding proline--tRNA ligase, producing the protein MAKLTSRSEDYSKWYNELVVKADLAENSGVRGSMVIKPYGYAIWEKMRDEMDKRFKETGHVNAYFPLFVPKSLFEAEEKNAEGFAKECAVVTHYRLKNDPDNPGKLIVDPEAKLEEELIVRPTSEAIIWNTYKNWIQSYRDLPILINQWANVVRWEMRTRLFLRTSEFLWQEGHTAHATKDEALEEAEKMNNVYADFAEKFMAMPVVMGIKTPSERFAGADDTYCIEALMQDGKALQAGTSHFLGQNFAKAFDVKFTNKEGKIEHAWATSWGTSTRLMGALIMTHSDDLGLVLPPTLAPIQVVIVPIFKGDEQLNQISEVALEIQNKLKLKGISVKFDDDTHNKPGWKFAEYELKGVPLRIAMGPRDLENKSVEIARRDTLTKETRPLEGLDSYIEDLLKTIQEDMYAKALDFRKNNITKVDTYEEFKKVLEEKGGFIYAHWDGTDEEEAQIKEETKATIRCIPMDDDVEKGISLISGKPSKRRVLYAKAY; encoded by the coding sequence ATGGCAAAATTAACCTCAAGAAGCGAAGATTACAGCAAATGGTATAATGAGTTAGTAGTAAAAGCAGATTTAGCTGAAAACTCCGGCGTGAGAGGATCTATGGTTATCAAACCTTACGGATATGCAATCTGGGAAAAAATGCGAGACGAAATGGACAAAAGATTTAAAGAAACAGGTCACGTAAATGCCTATTTCCCATTATTCGTACCCAAAAGTTTATTTGAGGCTGAAGAAAAAAATGCCGAAGGTTTTGCCAAAGAATGTGCTGTTGTTACTCATTACAGACTAAAAAATGATCCGGATAATCCTGGAAAATTAATCGTAGATCCTGAAGCGAAATTGGAAGAAGAACTCATTGTACGCCCTACTTCTGAGGCAATTATCTGGAATACCTATAAAAACTGGATTCAATCTTACAGAGATTTACCAATTCTTATCAACCAATGGGCAAATGTTGTTCGTTGGGAAATGAGAACCCGTTTATTTTTAAGAACTTCAGAATTTTTATGGCAAGAAGGGCACACTGCTCATGCCACAAAAGATGAGGCTTTGGAAGAAGCAGAAAAAATGAATAATGTATATGCAGATTTTGCAGAAAAATTCATGGCAATGCCGGTTGTAATGGGTATAAAAACTCCATCTGAAAGATTTGCAGGTGCTGATGACACTTATTGTATCGAAGCATTAATGCAGGACGGAAAAGCACTTCAGGCAGGAACTTCTCACTTTTTGGGACAAAATTTCGCGAAGGCTTTTGACGTAAAATTTACCAACAAAGAAGGAAAAATCGAACATGCCTGGGCAACGTCTTGGGGAACTTCGACTCGATTAATGGGAGCTTTAATCATGACACATTCTGATGATCTCGGATTGGTACTTCCTCCTACTCTGGCACCAATTCAGGTGGTAATCGTTCCAATTTTTAAAGGAGATGAACAATTGAATCAGATCAGTGAAGTTGCTTTAGAAATTCAAAATAAGTTAAAGTTAAAAGGAATTTCTGTAAAATTTGATGATGATACACACAACAAACCGGGATGGAAATTTGCTGAATATGAATTGAAAGGAGTTCCGTTGAGAATTGCGATGGGCCCGAGAGATTTGGAAAATAAATCTGTTGAAATTGCCAGAAGAGATACTCTTACAAAAGAAACAAGACCTTTGGAAGGCTTAGATTCTTACATCGAAGATCTTTTGAAAACCATACAAGAAGATATGTACGCAAAAGCTTTGGACTTCAGAAAAAACAACATCACAAAGGTTGACACGTACGAAGAGTTTAAAAAAGTTTTGGAAGAAAAAGGCGGTTTCATCTACGCACATTGGGATGGTACTGACGAGGAAGAAGCACAAATAAAAGAAGAAACTAAAGCGACCATCAGATGTATTCCTATGGATGATGATGTAGAAAAAGGAATTTCTTTGATTTCAGGGAAACCTTCTAAAAGACGTGTTTTATATGCGAAAGCTTATTAG